GGCTCGACCAAGACCTTCCAGCACCTCTGGGGCCAGGTCGGCGCGAACATCGCCGGCTACCGCTCCTACCCGCGCATCGTCGGCGAGACCGGCGGCAAGGACTTCGTGCTCGCACACCCGTCCGCCGACGTGGACGTGCTGCGCACCGCCCTGGTCCGGGGCGCGTTCGAGTACCAGGGCCAGAAGTGCTCCGCCGCCTCCCGCGCCTACGTGCCGCGGTCGGTCTGGAACCGCCTGAAGGACGACTTCCTCGCCGAGGTCGAGTCCCTGACCATGGGTGACGTCACCGACTTCTCGAACTTCCTCGGCGCGGTCATCGACCGCCGGTCGTTCGACAAGCTCTCGGGCGTACTCGACGCGGCCCGCCAGGACTCCTCGCTGGAGATCGCCGCCGGTGGCACGGCCGACGACACCGACGGCTTCTTCGTGCGCCCGACCGTGCTGCTGGGCAGCAACCCGGACCACGAGGTGTTCACCACCGAGTACTTCGGCCCGGTCCTCGCCGTGCACGTCTACGACGACGCCGACTACGACACCGTGCTCAAGCAGATGGAGAGCGCGGCCCCGTACGGCCTCACCGGCGCGGTCATCGCGCAGGACCGCGCGGCCATCGCGCACGCCCAGGAGTACCTGCGGTTCGCGGCGGGCAACTTCTACGTCAACGACAAGCCCACCGGTGCGGTCGTCGGGCAGCAGCCGTTCGGCGGCGGCCGGGCGTCGGGCACCAACGACAAGGCGGGCTCGGTGCACAACCTCCTGCGCTGGGTCAGCCCGCGCTCCATCAAGGAGACCTTCTTGCCGCCGACGTCCTACCGCTACCCGCACCAGGGGTGACCATGCTGCGCTCCACCCTGCTGGCCGCCTCGCGGTCCGGCGCCATCCGCAAGCTCGTCGAGAGCACCCCGTTGACCAAGCCGGTCGTCAAGCGGTTCATCGCCGGTGACGACGTGGACGCGGCCGTCGCCGCCACCGGTGACGTCCTGGCCGACGGCCGCCTGGTCACGCTGGACCACCTCGGCGAGGACACCCGCGACGCCTCCCAGGCCACCGCCACCGTCGAGGCGTACCTGACCCTGCTGGGCAGGCTCCAGGACGCTGGGTACGCCGACCGCGCCGAGGTGTCGGTGAAGCTGTCCGCGGTGGGCCAGTTCCTGCCCGTGGACGGCGAGAAGATCGCCCTGGAGAACGCCCGGAAGATCTGCTCGGCCGCCGGGGTCGTCGGCACGACCGTCACCCTGGACATGGAGGACCACACCACCACGGACTCCACGCTGGGCATCCTGCGCGAGCTGCGCTTGGACTTCCCGTGGGTCGGCGCGGTGCTCCAGGCCTACCTCAAGCGCACCGAGCAGGACTGCCGGGACCTGGCGCACGCCGGGTCGCGTGTAAGGCTGTGCAAGGGCGCCTACCAGGAGCCCGCGTCCGTGGCCTACCAGGACAAGTCCGAAGTGGACCTGTCGTACGTGCGGTGCCTGAAGGTCCTGATGAAGGGCGAGGGCTACCCGATGGTCGCCTCGCACGACCCGCGCCTGATCGCCATCGCGGCGGACCTCGCGCGGGACCGGGCGAAGGACTCCTACGAGTTCCAGATGCTGTACGGCATCCGGCCCGAGGAGCAGAAGCGGATCGCCGCCGAGGGCAACCGGATGCGCGTGTACGTGCCGTACGGCGACGAGTGGTACGGCTACTTCATGCGCCGCCTGGCCGAGCGCCCCGCGAACGTGGCGTTCTTCCTGCGCTCCCTCGTCACGAAGAGCTAGTTCACGAGGAGCTGGGCAGGTCGCGGGTCCGGGTCGCGGGGTGGGCCCGGACCACCAGCTCCACCGCGTGCTCCGCGCGGGCCAGCCGTTCCGGTTCGGCCCGCGCGGCGCGCAGCAGCTCCACCGCCCGGTGGGCCGCCGCCAACGCCCGGTCCAGGTCCGCGCCGACCTCCGCGCACCGGCGGGCGTACAGCGACAGCGCCTCGGCGTGCCGGACCTCGTCGCGGTGCCCGGTCAGGTGCCACAGCAGGACCGCCATGCGCGCGCCGACCCGGGCGTCGTCGTTGGTGACCGCGCTGTCCGCCAGCCGGTGCCACGCGTCGGCCAGCCGCACCGCCGCCCCCGGCACCCGCCGCCACGCCGCCACGGCGTCCCCGAACGCCTGCGCCGCCTCCGACCGGCGGTCCAGCCGGCGGAACAGGACGCCCAGGTCGCCCAGCGCGTCGGCCAGGGCGGGCTCGAAGTCGCGCGGGTTGACCTCGGCCAGCCGGCGCAGCACGCCGATCGACTCCCGCACCACCGCCGCCGCCTCCGTGGGCCTGCCGTGGCGGGCCAGCAGCGCCGCGACGGACCGCAGCGTCCGGGCGAACTCGGCTTCGTAGCGCGGGTCGTCGCCCGCGACCGCACGCCATTGCAACACCGCGCGCCGGGTCGCGTGCCCGGCCTCCGCGCGCCGCCCGACGTCGAACAGCCGGGCCGCGAGGTGGTGGGCGGCCTTCGCCGCGGCCGGCCGGAACCGCGCGGGGTCCCGCCGGGCCAGGTCGTCGAACAGCGCGACCGACTCGGTGACCGCCGCCGCGGCCTCGTCCCCGCGGCCGAGCGCCGCGTACCGCAGGCCCAGCCGGTCCAGGGCGGCGGCGAGCCGGCCCACGCCGTCCGGGTCGTCCACGCGCACCAGCCGGCACCACGCCACGGCTTCCTGCGCCGCCGCGAGCGCTTCCCCGTCGTCCTCGCACGCCACCAGGCGCAAGCTCAAGTCCCCCAACGCATCCGCGAGCGCGGGCCGGTGCGCGACGGGGTCCCGGTCGACCAGTTGCCGGTACAACAAGACCTGCGCTCGTGAGGCCTGCACGGCTTCCTCGCGCAGTCCTGCGAGGGCGGCACGGGCACTGAGCAGCCCGTTCAGCTCGGCCCGTTCCTCCACGTCCTCGGCTTGTCGCAGCAACGCCCGGGTGAGCAGCGCGGGCAGGACGTCACCGTGGCAGCGCGGGTCGTCGAACACTTGGCGCGCAACGACTTCCGGGTCGTCCTCGAGGACTCGCAGCGGGCCGGTGCCCGCCTTCGCCACCAGTCCCGGGTCGGCGGCGAACAGCTCGACCGCCCGGTCGCGGACGTGCGGCCAGCGCTCGGCGGCGCGCAGCAGGGTGTCCAGGGCGTCCGGCGCGGGTGCGATGCGGTCGTCCAGCAGGGTCACGGCCAGCACGTCCTCGGCGAGGCGGCCGGTGGTGGGCGGGTCCGGGTCCACGCTGATCAGGCGGCGGACGCGGTCGACCGGGTGGTCCGCCCGGTCGCCGTGGACGGCGGCGAGGGCGGCCAGGTGCAGGTCGAAGTAGGTCTCGCACAACGGTGCCTGGACGTGCGGCCGGGGCAGCGCCAACGCGTCGGCGAACCGCTGGCAGGCGAGCACGAACGACGTCCCGTGCTCCTCGGGACAGGGTCTGAGCTCGAGGTCTTGGGTCGCGTAGTGCACGTCGGCGGCGCGCTGGCGGGTCGCCGACCACCACCATCCGGCGGTGCGGGCGATCAGGAGCACCCGAGCCGGACCCTCCCGCAGCACGGCGTGCACGTCGTGCCACGTGCGCAGGTCCGCGTCGTCGAGGACGACCACGCCGGCACCTGCGAACCGCCGCGCCAACCGCGTCTTGCCCACGCCGGACCGGCCGTGCAGCAGCAGCACCGACCGCGGCACGGGCGCGTCCCGCCAGCGCGCCAGCGCCGCGAGTTCGGCGGTCCGGCCGTGGAAGGGCACCACCTCGTGCCACGGGTCCAGCAGCGCGCCAGGCGATCCGATCACGGGCCCATATCCTGCACCCGCCCACGAACCACGATCGGGTTGGTACCGCTCCACCGGCGGAACCGCCGGAATTGTCGGGGGTCGTTGGCACAATTCGAGGCATGTTCATCGCTCTGGTGCCGCACGCGGAGAACGCCGGTCGCCTCCGGCCG
This DNA window, taken from Saccharothrix variisporea, encodes the following:
- a CDS encoding proline dehydrogenase family protein; this translates as MLRSTLLAASRSGAIRKLVESTPLTKPVVKRFIAGDDVDAAVAATGDVLADGRLVTLDHLGEDTRDASQATATVEAYLTLLGRLQDAGYADRAEVSVKLSAVGQFLPVDGEKIALENARKICSAAGVVGTTVTLDMEDHTTTDSTLGILRELRLDFPWVGAVLQAYLKRTEQDCRDLAHAGSRVRLCKGAYQEPASVAYQDKSEVDLSYVRCLKVLMKGEGYPMVASHDPRLIAIAADLARDRAKDSYEFQMLYGIRPEEQKRIAAEGNRMRVYVPYGDEWYGYFMRRLAERPANVAFFLRSLVTKS
- the pruA gene encoding L-glutamate gamma-semialdehyde dehydrogenase, encoding MDAVTRVPVPANEPVLSYAPGTPERAQLQAKLAELAKEPLELTLTIGGEQRVGGGEKFDVVQPHNHRAVLGTLHGATQQDTRDAIAAAKAAAPAWRALSFDDRAAILLKAADLLAGPWRQTLNAATMLGQSKTAIQAEIDSACELIDFWRFNVAFGKQLISEQPQSSPGVWNRTDHRPLEGFVYAITPFNFTAIAGNLPTAPALMGNVVLWKPSPTQSFAAHLTMRLLEEAGMPPGVINLLPGDGLAVSEVALTDPDLAGIHFTGSTKTFQHLWGQVGANIAGYRSYPRIVGETGGKDFVLAHPSADVDVLRTALVRGAFEYQGQKCSAASRAYVPRSVWNRLKDDFLAEVESLTMGDVTDFSNFLGAVIDRRSFDKLSGVLDAARQDSSLEIAAGGTADDTDGFFVRPTVLLGSNPDHEVFTTEYFGPVLAVHVYDDADYDTVLKQMESAAPYGLTGAVIAQDRAAIAHAQEYLRFAAGNFYVNDKPTGAVVGQQPFGGGRASGTNDKAGSVHNLLRWVSPRSIKETFLPPTSYRYPHQG
- a CDS encoding tetratricopeptide repeat protein, which codes for MIGSPGALLDPWHEVVPFHGRTAELAALARWRDAPVPRSVLLLHGRSGVGKTRLARRFAGAGVVVLDDADLRTWHDVHAVLREGPARVLLIARTAGWWWSATRQRAADVHYATQDLELRPCPEEHGTSFVLACQRFADALALPRPHVQAPLCETYFDLHLAALAAVHGDRADHPVDRVRRLISVDPDPPTTGRLAEDVLAVTLLDDRIAPAPDALDTLLRAAERWPHVRDRAVELFAADPGLVAKAGTGPLRVLEDDPEVVARQVFDDPRCHGDVLPALLTRALLRQAEDVEERAELNGLLSARAALAGLREEAVQASRAQVLLYRQLVDRDPVAHRPALADALGDLSLRLVACEDDGEALAAAQEAVAWCRLVRVDDPDGVGRLAAALDRLGLRYAALGRGDEAAAAVTESVALFDDLARRDPARFRPAAAKAAHHLAARLFDVGRRAEAGHATRRAVLQWRAVAGDDPRYEAEFARTLRSVAALLARHGRPTEAAAVVRESIGVLRRLAEVNPRDFEPALADALGDLGVLFRRLDRRSEAAQAFGDAVAAWRRVPGAAVRLADAWHRLADSAVTNDDARVGARMAVLLWHLTGHRDEVRHAEALSLYARRCAEVGADLDRALAAAHRAVELLRAARAEPERLARAEHAVELVVRAHPATRTRDLPSSS